The following are encoded in a window of Manihot esculenta cultivar AM560-2 chromosome 8, M.esculenta_v8, whole genome shotgun sequence genomic DNA:
- the LOC110620957 gene encoding uncharacterized protein LOC110620957 has product MTDGYSETINMIVGGTRGRMSRRGRKRSRSGERSNSEVLQVVEHSPTTISFSPKDAHGIQMPHDDALIIEAVNHNYRVRKILVNDGSKVNLLSYRVFQQMRIPEEQLVRDKALVKGIGGIPVAVEGKVKVALTLGEPPLSRTHYAVFLVVKLPLSYNTILGRPVLYDFEVVTSIRYLTMKFPTEARVGVVQGQQEEARAVYLAIVAEPSTAAEGINPEVIEVRDEKKEVRTEPVGELETFPLSEEKTDKVFSLNASLNEEQKAAAMALI; this is encoded by the coding sequence ATGACTGACGGTTATAGCGAAACCATAAATATGATTGTAGGGGGGACTAGAGGCCGAATGAGTAGGAGAGGGAGGAAGAGAAGCCGGAGCGGGGAGAGGAGCAACAGCGAAGTCCTGCAGGTAGTGGAACACTCCCCAACAACTATCTCCTTTTCCCCCAAGGATGCTCATGGAATTCAaatgccccatgatgatgctCTTATCATTGAGGCCGTCAATCACAACTATCGGGTCCGCAAGATCCTAGTcaatgatgggagcaaggtgaacctATTGTCTTACagggtcttccagcagatgagGATACCAGAGGAGCAGCTAGTTAGGGATAAAGCCCTGGTGAAGGGGATTGGGGGGATCCCGGTAGCCGTAGAGGGGAAGGTGAAGGTAGCCCTGACCTTGGGAGAACCACCCCTGTCTCGGACTCACTACGCAGTATTTCTGGTGGTAAAGCTCCCGTTAAGCTATAATACGATCTTGGGAAGGCCTGTGCTGTACGACTTCGAAGTGGTGACCAGCATCAGATACCTAACCATGAAGTTTCCAACAGAGGCAAGGGTGGGAGTAGTCCAGGGGCAACAGGAGGAAGCAAGAGCAGTGTATCTGGCCATAGTGGCAGAACCAAGCACAGCAGCTGAGGGGATAAACCCAGAGGTCATAGAGGTTAGGGATGAGAAGAAGGAAGTCAGGACAGAGCCCGTGGGAGAGTTGGAGACCTTTCCACTATCAGAGGAAAAGACAGACAAAGTTTTCAGCCTCAACGCAAGCCTGAACGAAGAGCAGAAAGCGGCAGCAATGGCCTTAATCTGa